The DNA window gATGCTATATAAATAAGCACAAAAAATCATgtaatgttttttatttttattgctaTATATGTGACTTTTGGCCTGAACACATTGATGATCTCGCTGATCCCTGCGTATTCGAGACCAAATTTACATCATCCTTACAACTTCGCAAGCCTGAGCCTAAGCCTAAGCCTTACCTTTTTGTCTATTTCCGTAAATCTAATGAGTGAATATTTCGTTGCATATTCTTCCCCCCGAAGAAGATGGCACCATCTCACCCAAATATTACGTATATCCTCCCTCTTTTCTAGCTAAAGATTATGACTTCACTAGGTGTAGCTCAAATGGCCTACTTCATTTTTATGATCATCACAACAAGAGTCATGTTGTTCGGAACCCAACAACAAGTGAGTATAAGATCCTCCCTAAGCCCTTTGTGGAACCTCACCTTATGTATTCGAGGGATCAATTTGGAATGAGGTTTGACAACACACTTGAAAATTACAAACTGTTGCATCTTGTAAACACTTGTTTAGTCGATGATCAAGGGCTTTTTCAAAACCAGACTTTTCGCATTGACTTATACTCACACAAAACTAATTCCTGGAAGCAAATACCTACCTCTCAGTTTGATATAGAATATGCACTCTGGGGGGCTTTCGTGTATGGGACTTTTTATTGTAAAACATCGACTCGTGTTCTCCTTGCGTTCGACTTTTCTACTGAAATCTTTTCCACTTTACCCTTACCTAACATATAGTGTGACAAATATTTATTTCTAGAGTATAAAGGGATGTTAGGTGCTCTTGAATTCTACACTTGTGAACCTGATTCATATCCTAGACCTTTCAACTTTCAACTTTGGGTCATGAGCGATGGATCATGGACAAGAGAGTCGGTTTTCCATATTCGTCGTATTAGGGAGCCGTTGCTGTTTTCAGAAGATGGTAAGCTATTGTATTTGACATTCCTTGGCGAGTATGAGCAGGAGCTAGTGGTGTTTGATCGCGCCAGTGGAAAGCTAAAGCATCTTGGCATCGCTAGCCATGTCGATGATCCAGCAATGTTTCCATTTGTTGAGAGCTTTGTTCAACTCAATGGAATTTCAAGTATTGAAGAGGTGAAATTCCTTTTGATTCCAACTTtatctatatttttttgtataaataaattGTTAAGGTTTGCCATATATGGATGAGTATTAATGTGTAGTATATTATTGATTCAACTTGATCATAAGCAGGGGAACGAAGAAAAAGATGAAGACGTGACTAAAGCCGAAGCATGAGAACCAATTAATTCTAGCGTAGCTTGTTATTTTCATATAGAGTTAGTTATTTCAGCGCAAACTTGGTTTTGAAAAGATAAACTTTTATCTAGTTTTAATAAGTCCTAGTTATGCTTTTTAGTACTTAGCAAGCTGATTAATGGTGTATGCTTCTCTTCGGCAGCTCCTTGATACTAACTCTTCATTCACACAAATAAGAGAAGTATCACATGAAGCTGAAGACATCATTGAATCCCACATGGTTCATCACATGCTCTCTGGATCTGCAGCAAGTAACACGAGAACTTGATTCTGTTATGGAGCAAGCGGAGAAGCTCATAGAGATGGAGGATAAAAAAACTTGATTCTGTTGTGGATCAAGTGTTGAAGCCCACGGAAATGGAGGATAAGAAGAAGCTTCCAGAACTTGATTCTTTTATGgaacaagtgaagctcgtggaGATGGAAGATAAGAAGATGCTGTCTAGCACTTCATCAACCAGTGTTGTGGTGGGAATTGATGAAGATCTGATGCAGCTCAAGGATCGCCTGATCGGTCAACAGCAGAAAAAGCTGGAGATTGTCCCCATCGTTGGTATGGGTGGAATAGGTAAAACAACTCTCGCTCGAAAGCTTTATGAAGATCAATTGATTGTTTGCCACTTTGCATCCACAATCTCACAAGATTACAATATGGAGCAAACTCTCAGAAGCCTTCTTCGTTGCATAGCTGGGCTAGATCTACATACCGATAAGTTTTAAAGAATTAAATGAGTTGCTGTATAAGAGATTGTACGGTATAAAGTACTTGATTGTATTAGCTGACATATGGAGCACGAAATTCTGGGATGAGATAAGGATGTGCTTCCTAGATAACAACAATGGGAGTCGCATTGTGATCACCACTAGGGAATCTGATGTGGCGAACTATGCTGACTATTCGAGTTTGAAACATCCGGTGCAGTTGCTTAGCGAGTTTGAAAGTTGGAATCTGCTTCACCAACTTGTGTTTGTGGAAGAGGAGTGCCCTCCTGAATTGCAAGACATTGGTCGAAAAATTGCCAACGGTTGCAGTGGGCTTCCTCTAGCCATCGCTGTAATTGGAGGGCTACTATCTATGATCAAAAGGTCAGAAGATGGTTGGGAGAAAATTGGGAACAATGTAATAGCAGCAATTGCCAGAAATGCTATAGTATTTTGTCTTTAAGTTATAAGCACTTGCCGAATCACTTGAAACCATGTTTCTTATACATGGGAGCTTACCCGGAAGACTTCGAGATTCAAGGCTCCAGGCTCATATGTTTGTGGGCTTACCCTGGCTGTCTGTTTGGTGTGTTTATGTTGTTCATACTATTCCATGAAGCTTAAACTTCGTACcttttttcatgattttttcgATCCTTtgccttttgaaaatattatgtTTTGTTATTTTGCTAGTCATGTGTATGTTTCTTGTTCCCATGTTCGTCCTTTGATTCAAACGCTGTTTTCAGCCGGAGCGTTTGCTTTTGTAGCGTCTTAGTTGTAGTTTTGTTTAGACGCATGAATATTAACCaactattttcctttttttaagtTATTTCAAATCAATATTTAAGGAGTAATTAGTTCTTTTCAAATTGCATCATTTATAGTTCATTTTATACTACTTAggttatataattatttttaaaaatttattgtcACTTATAATCGATGATTAAGTCAACTACTGTTTTTGTATCTTTTACCTTCAAAGTTCTGAccctgaacaagaaacaaaagcTACAAATAAACTCACTCAAAGTTCTTAGTGtggattttatgcaatttaaaCAAAGAAAATGACCTCAAATGAGTGATAGAAACTAGTCTATCGATTATCGatatacatattttaaaaagtttgtaatttgtagttttatcattaaatttgatttgatttgatttgatttgatttgaaacAGCCATTGGATTAGTATATAATTTTGCAAATAACATAGAAGTAAATTGAAGAGTCTATGCTTTTATTTagtctaaattttaaattatcttAACGCATAAAAATACTTTGAATTCATTCGAGAACATGAAATAAcccagttttttttttctgcgcCAAATCACGCttttaagaaaaaaacaaaaatcaaaataccTCACTTCTCTCTGATTCAATCCCCAAAACTTCCCGCGAAATATCTGAACTACCTAAGGCGAGAGACCACCTTGTTCACGGAAATTCGCACTCG is part of the Salvia splendens isolate huo1 chromosome 22, SspV2, whole genome shotgun sequence genome and encodes:
- the LOC121786830 gene encoding putative late blight resistance protein homolog R1A-3; this encodes MEDKKKLPELDSFMEQVKLVEMEDKKMLSSTSSTSVVVGIDEDLMQLKDRLIGQQQKKLEIVPIVGMGGIADIWSTKFWDEIRMCFLDNNNGSRIVITTRESDVANYADYSSLKHPVQLLSEFESWNLLHQLVFVEEECPPELQDIGRKIANGCSGLPLAIAVIGGLLSMIKRSEDGWEKIGNNVIAAIARNAIVFCL